The Desulfomicrobium escambiense DSM 10707 genome segment CCATTGGTATTACGACCTGGACGAGTTGCGTCGCGACTACGGCGACTGGATCACCGATTACACGGACCCCATGCCCGGCCGCTACCACGACGGCATGCGGGCCGGGCAGCTATCCCAGTCGGGCTTCATCCTGGAGCTGACCGCGCGCTCCCTGGTCGAGTGCGGCGGCTACGACGAGCCGGATTTCTGCCGCCGCATGGACGAGGAGCTGTTTTCCCTCCTCGACGGCTCGCCCGTCAGCGGGCCGGGCTTCTACACCAGTCAGTCCATCCGCGATGCCTGGCGGCGGCGCGTCCGGCAGCGCCTGCCTTGGGGACGCACGGCCGGCCCCGCCGACACCACCGAGGCCATCGAGCGCACACTGGCCATCGCCGTGCGCTACGCCCTGGACCCGACCCGGCTGGCCGAGGCCGTGTCCGGCAACGCCGCCCTGACTCAGAACGACGAGACGGTCCTGTCCTTGACCGTGGCCTACGGCGCGGTGCTGGGACAACTGGTGCAGGGGCACCCTCTGGACGCGAAAATTTCCGGCCGGCTCATGAAGCTGGTCAAGAGCGGCGAGCTGCCGTTC includes the following:
- a CDS encoding ADP-ribosylglycohydrolase family protein; its protein translation is MPGKDIRDRAAGAVMGAFIGDGLGLGPHWYYDLDELRRDYGDWITDYTDPMPGRYHDGMRAGQLSQSGFILELTARSLVECGGYDEPDFCRRMDEELFSLLDGSPVSGPGFYTSQSIRDAWRRRVRQRLPWGRTAGPADTTEAIERTLAIAVRYALDPTRLAEAVSGNAALTQNDETVLSLTVAYGAVLGQLVQGHPLDAKISGRLMKLVKSGELPFHAVTRDNLQPPRPGDPDPPRAGRFASPDALLSPAFFAAAAADPTVRIEPAWKVSLVYGMPCAIYHQLPAAYYLAARFRDDFESAVLHAVNGGGQNQARAILTGALVGAQTGLSGIPWRFVDGLARGSELLELAERLAEQTAV